From a region of the Zingiber officinale cultivar Zhangliang chromosome 4B, Zo_v1.1, whole genome shotgun sequence genome:
- the LOC121977306 gene encoding thioredoxin-like protein CXXS1, with product MEGQQQNSRSRVVKVNSEQSWNTFISQAKDQGSPVFIHFGASWCVPSLAMNAFFEEQAIAYPGILFLSVDVDEAKEVASKMGVKAMPTFVLMGDDGAVIDKAVGANPEEIRKRVDGFVQSFRSSKILE from the exons ATGGAAGGCCAGCAGCAGAATTCCAGGTCTAGAGTTGTGAAGGTGAACTCAGAGCAGTCGTGGAACACGTTCATAAGCCAAGCCAAGGACCAAGGCTCCCCT GTTTTCATCCACTTCGGCGCTTCATGGTGTGTTCCCTCCCTCGCCATGAACGCGTTCTTCGAGGAACAGGCCATAGCTTATCCGGGCATCCTCTTCCTCTCGGTGGACGTTGATGAAGCCAAG GAGGTGGCTTCTAAGATGGGGGTGAAGGCAATGCCAACCTTCGTTCTGATGGGAGATGATGGCGCAGTGATAGACAAGGCTGTCGGGGCCAATCCGGAAGAGATCAGGAAAAGGGTGGATGGCTTCGTCCAATCATTCCGCAGCTCAAAAATTCTCGAgtga